The Aequorivita sublithincola DSM 14238 genome window below encodes:
- a CDS encoding sodium:solute symporter — translation MNVEIWQWALIIVSSLILFFLSPLAKTTDQFFKATHRKKAPSAFMLTGSLIISWIFAKSITNAANLGLDFGIVGGVAYAGYYLSFAVAGIIIYFLRKNGGFTSIHHFLTSRFGKGAMRVFSVLIAIRLFNEVWSNTMVIGTYFGEQGSSGFYWAIIVFTVLTLAYALKGGLSSSIFTDLIQMGLFAVLLCIILWKIFSMEDFTVSEVASSGTWSFGLGLNLFFAAIIQSFSYPFHDPVLTDRAFLSSPKTTLKSFLWATLLGALSIILFSVIGVYAKTQGMEGQAAVEVGKAFGVIILLVINFIMITSAASTLDSTFSSFSKLLSVDLKLGKNLTFGRLSMVIIAILGTIPVFLNAEILSATTVSGTMVIGLTPVFLFWKMKVPKVSFYVSVFTGIAFGFILVFEIFPKKLIFTEGKYAELLWVNIWGIGSCILLYLIPTWIKK, via the coding sequence ATGAACGTAGAAATCTGGCAATGGGCATTGATAATTGTATCTAGTTTGATACTTTTTTTCCTTTCGCCATTGGCCAAAACCACAGATCAATTCTTTAAAGCAACGCATCGCAAAAAAGCCCCGAGCGCTTTTATGCTTACTGGTAGCCTCATCATTTCGTGGATTTTTGCGAAAAGTATTACTAATGCTGCCAATCTCGGTCTCGATTTCGGGATTGTGGGTGGTGTTGCTTATGCTGGTTATTATTTATCTTTTGCCGTAGCGGGAATCATTATCTATTTTCTTCGAAAAAATGGCGGTTTTACGAGTATTCACCATTTTTTAACGAGCCGTTTTGGAAAAGGTGCAATGCGGGTTTTTTCAGTTTTGATTGCGATTCGTTTGTTCAACGAAGTTTGGAGTAATACGATGGTAATCGGCACTTATTTTGGCGAACAGGGAAGTTCAGGTTTTTATTGGGCAATTATTGTTTTCACCGTTTTAACATTGGCTTATGCGCTGAAAGGCGGGTTGAGCAGCTCCATTTTTACAGATTTAATTCAAATGGGGTTGTTTGCAGTTCTACTTTGTATTATTCTTTGGAAGATATTTTCGATGGAAGATTTTACGGTTTCTGAAGTTGCAAGTTCTGGGACTTGGAGTTTTGGCTTGGGCCTAAATTTATTTTTTGCGGCAATAATTCAATCGTTTAGCTATCCGTTCCACGATCCCGTTTTGACGGATCGCGCTTTTTTGAGTTCTCCAAAAACCACGCTTAAAAGTTTTTTGTGGGCCACACTGCTCGGAGCCCTAAGTATAATACTTTTTAGCGTAATCGGAGTTTACGCTAAAACGCAAGGTATGGAAGGTCAGGCCGCGGTTGAGGTTGGGAAAGCATTCGGTGTAATCATTCTTTTAGTGATAAACTTTATTATGATTACTTCAGCAGCTTCTACTTTAGATTCCACCTTTTCTTCCTTTTCGAAATTATTGTCAGTAGATTTGAAGCTGGGGAAAAACCTAACTTTTGGACGATTATCAATGGTAATTATTGCGATATTGGGAACCATTCCAGTATTTTTGAATGCCGAAATTCTTTCCGCAACAACTGTATCAGGAACGATGGTAATTGGGCTTACACCGGTGTTTTTATTTTGGAAAATGAAAGTCCCAAAAGTGAGTTTTTACGTAAGTGTATTTACAGGAATCGCTTTCGGCTTTATTTTAGTTTTTGAAATTTTTCCGAAAAAACTCATTTTCACTGAAGGAAAATACGCAGAGCTACTTTGGGTAAACATTTGGGGAATTGGCAGTTGCATACTTTTATATTTAATACCAACTTGGATAAAAAAATAG
- a CDS encoding metallophosphoesterase family protein: MDKKIEHIKNLKGKVLLFGGVYSNLQALEKLKSIAESENIPPENCICTGDIVGYCAQPEETVQLFKIWGAKSIVGNVEIQLSEGAEDCGCDFKEGGRCDGFSQLWYPFAQSKLSKSSLDFIKTLPDFLQFEYAGKKVTVVHGSYFNVSEFIFKSTPWETKLEDLKATKSDVIIAGHCGLPFHHTQENKIWLNPGVIGMPANDGTPQVWYMILNDKKDELTFSHHRMDYNFMLTSKLMQNGLLPQEYARTITTGIWNNTEILPAIESGWQGFGIPL, translated from the coding sequence TTGGATAAAAAAATAGAACATATAAAAAATCTAAAAGGCAAAGTTTTGCTTTTTGGTGGCGTTTACAGCAATTTGCAAGCTTTGGAAAAGCTAAAAAGCATTGCTGAATCTGAAAATATTCCTCCAGAAAATTGTATTTGCACAGGAGATATTGTGGGCTATTGTGCCCAACCTGAAGAAACCGTTCAACTTTTTAAAATTTGGGGTGCCAAAAGTATTGTTGGAAATGTGGAAATTCAATTAAGCGAAGGTGCCGAAGATTGTGGCTGCGATTTTAAAGAAGGCGGCAGATGCGATGGTTTTTCGCAACTATGGTATCCGTTTGCGCAAAGCAAACTTTCAAAAAGCTCGTTGGATTTTATAAAAACCTTGCCCGATTTTCTTCAATTTGAATATGCGGGAAAGAAAGTTACCGTTGTTCACGGCTCCTATTTCAATGTTTCAGAATTTATTTTTAAATCTACTCCTTGGGAAACCAAACTTGAAGACCTTAAAGCAACTAAAAGCGATGTAATTATTGCAGGCCATTGTGGTTTGCCTTTTCATCATACTCAAGAAAACAAAATTTGGTTAAATCCAGGTGTTATTGGAATGCCCGCAAACGATGGAACACCCCAAGTTTGGTATATGATTCTAAATGATAAAAAAGACGAACTAACTTTTTCACACCACAGAATGGATTACAACTTTATGCTAACCAGTAAATTAATGCAAAACGGTTTGCTTCCACAGGAATATGCGAGAACGATAACTACCGGAATTTGGAACAATACTGAAATACTTCCTGCCATTGAGAGTGGTTGGCAAGGTTTTGGCATTCCATTATAA
- a CDS encoding rhodanese-like domain-containing protein, producing MKQKTIFFLLLLITASSFAQKNVEDLLQIYNTRSIPYISVEGLRMLQMNDSVVILDAREPQEFNVSHIVSAKNIGFNNFSSEEKQLQRLKKNAPIIVYCSVGIRSEQIGEKLKKAGFTNVKNLYGGIFEWKNKEYPVIDSTGRETENVHTFSKMWSKYLNAGNPVY from the coding sequence ATGAAACAAAAAACAATCTTTTTTCTTTTACTATTAATCACAGCAAGCAGCTTCGCCCAGAAAAACGTAGAAGATTTGCTGCAAATTTATAATACTCGCAGTATTCCATACATCTCGGTAGAAGGATTACGAATGTTGCAAATGAACGATTCTGTCGTGATTCTTGATGCGCGCGAGCCACAAGAATTTAATGTCAGCCACATTGTTTCAGCTAAAAACATTGGCTTCAACAATTTTTCTTCCGAAGAAAAACAGCTGCAGCGATTAAAGAAAAACGCACCCATAATAGTATATTGTTCCGTGGGAATCCGTTCCGAACAAATTGGTGAAAAACTAAAAAAAGCGGGATTTACCAATGTGAAAAATCTTTACGGTGGTATCTTTGAATGGAAAAACAAGGAATATCCAGTGATTGATTCCACAGGAAGAGAAACAGAAAACGTACATACCTTTTCTAAAATGTGGAGTAAATATTTAA